Proteins encoded in a region of the Ancylobacter sp. SL191 genome:
- a CDS encoding ATP-grasp domain-containing protein, which yields MPLRSHAPSPPETDADIAVVALSGRALAASARRAGLRPLVFDLFGDEDTRALAATYVRLRSASGLSFDADDLIAQLGAHVPGGVPVVLGSGFEDRPELVETLATHFPVLANGRRTLTWLKTPEAFAGLLADLHVPHPRVFAQTAPAGVRTVEKQAGGAGGGHVRFADTAGGAGRYLQEFVAGHAASALFLGNGRQARLIGFSEQWCAPAAGAPFRYGGAAGPIRLATLLEAEVSHALDAITGASGLVGLASADLIVDGGRWWLIEINPRPGATLDLFDRAPLPPLLRLHIEACAGRLPELAIADTETFGGARAAAIHYADRPVETGTDPLPDWTADRPAPGTPIGPGEPVCTVFAGGSTVSEARAVLAGRLDHIWHGLNAASRQAAE from the coding sequence ATGCCTTTGCGCTCGCACGCTCCCTCGCCGCCTGAGACGGACGCCGACATCGCGGTTGTCGCGCTCAGCGGGCGGGCGCTCGCCGCCTCCGCGCGCCGGGCGGGACTGCGCCCTCTCGTCTTCGACCTGTTCGGGGACGAGGACACGCGTGCGCTCGCCGCGACATATGTGCGGCTGCGCTCGGCTAGCGGGCTGAGCTTCGATGCGGACGATCTCATCGCGCAGCTCGGCGCGCATGTGCCGGGGGGCGTGCCCGTCGTGCTCGGCAGCGGCTTCGAGGATCGACCGGAATTGGTAGAGACGCTGGCGACGCACTTCCCAGTGCTCGCCAATGGCCGGCGCACGCTGACCTGGCTCAAGACGCCGGAGGCCTTTGCCGGCCTGCTCGCCGATCTTCACGTGCCGCACCCGCGCGTGTTCGCGCAAACGGCACCCGCCGGTGTACGCACGGTTGAAAAGCAGGCGGGGGGCGCGGGCGGCGGGCATGTGCGTTTTGCGGACACCGCCGGGGGAGCCGGTCGCTACCTGCAGGAGTTCGTGGCGGGCCATGCCGCCTCGGCGCTGTTTCTGGGCAATGGCCGGCAGGCGCGGCTGATCGGTTTTTCCGAGCAATGGTGCGCACCCGCTGCCGGCGCGCCCTTCCGCTATGGCGGCGCGGCGGGGCCGATCCGCCTCGCGACGCTCCTCGAAGCCGAGGTCAGCCATGCGCTCGACGCCATAACCGGCGCCAGCGGGCTGGTCGGACTGGCCAGTGCCGATCTCATCGTCGACGGCGGACGCTGGTGGCTCATCGAGATCAACCCGCGCCCCGGCGCAACGCTCGACCTTTTCGACCGCGCGCCGCTGCCCCCGCTGCTGCGCCTTCACATCGAGGCCTGTGCCGGGCGCCTTCCAGAGCTGGCAATCGCTGATACTGAGACGTTCGGTGGCGCCCGGGCCGCCGCCATCCACTATGCCGATCGGCCGGTCGAGACCGGCACCGATCCTCTCCCCGACTGGACCGCCGATCGACCGGCGCCCGGCACCCCAATCGGCCCCGGCGAACCGGTCTGCACCGTGTTCGCCGGCGGCTCCACCGTCTCGGAAGCCCGTGCCGTACTCGCCGGGCGCCTCGATCACATCTGGCATGGGCTGAACGCAGCCAGCCGCCAAGCTGCGGAGTAA
- the mch gene encoding methenyltetrahydromethanopterin cyclohydrolase: MDTLSRPSRPSVSALAAPLVDALVARAETLRLSVTHSAKGARIVDAGIVARGGIEAGRLIAEICLGGLGSVEIVPAPRFARWGTLVSVRSPDPVMGCLASQYAGWSLAEGDFFALGSGPGRALHAKEKLFEELGYRDSAASATLVLEVDQFPPEPLIDRIALDCGVAVDRLTLILTPTRSLAGTVQIVARVMEVALHKAHALHFPLDRIIDGLASAPLPPPAPDFVAAMGRTNDATLYGGDVHLFVDGPEEEAAVLASGLPSASSRDYGRPFGEIFAAYNGDFYAMDPMLFSPARVTVTALETGRSFSHGAYNEAVLDRSFA; the protein is encoded by the coding sequence ATGGATACCCTTTCCCGCCCCTCGCGCCCGAGCGTCTCCGCCCTCGCCGCGCCGCTCGTCGATGCGTTGGTCGCGCGCGCCGAAACCTTGCGCCTTTCCGTCACCCACAGCGCCAAGGGCGCGCGGATCGTCGATGCGGGCATTGTGGCACGCGGCGGCATCGAGGCGGGCCGGCTGATCGCCGAGATCTGCCTCGGCGGCCTCGGTAGCGTCGAGATCGTTCCCGCCCCGCGCTTTGCCCGCTGGGGCACGCTGGTCAGCGTGCGTTCGCCCGATCCGGTGATGGGCTGCCTCGCCAGCCAATATGCCGGCTGGAGCCTTGCCGAGGGCGACTTCTTCGCGCTGGGCTCCGGTCCCGGCCGGGCGCTCCATGCCAAGGAGAAGCTGTTTGAGGAACTCGGCTACCGCGACAGCGCCGCCAGTGCCACGCTGGTGCTGGAGGTCGACCAGTTCCCGCCCGAACCGCTGATCGACCGCATCGCCCTCGACTGCGGCGTGGCGGTGGACCGGCTGACCCTCATCCTCACGCCTACGCGCAGCCTCGCCGGCACGGTGCAGATCGTCGCGCGGGTGATGGAAGTGGCGCTGCACAAGGCGCACGCATTGCATTTCCCGCTGGACCGCATCATCGACGGGCTGGCCAGCGCGCCGCTGCCGCCGCCCGCGCCGGATTTCGTCGCCGCCATGGGCCGCACCAACGACGCCACCCTCTATGGCGGCGATGTGCATCTCTTCGTCGATGGTCCCGAAGAGGAAGCCGCGGTGCTGGCCTCCGGCCTGCCAAGCGCCAGTTCTCGCGACTATGGCCGACCGTTCGGGGAGATCTTCGCGGCCTATAATGGCGATTTCTACGCCATGGACCCGATGCTGTTCAGCCCCGCGCGCGTCACCGTCACGGCGCTCGAAACCGGCCGCAGCTTCAGCCACGGCGCGTATAATGAAGCGGTACTCGACCGCTCCTTCGCATGA
- a CDS encoding NAD(P)-dependent methylenetetrahydromethanopterin dehydrogenase: MADIAPILHIVSPLRHVSPFDVNMAVDAGYTTILPYSGVTLDEMGDLTQDMMFSRAPQAAPRTGLFIGGKDASLALDMAAKAKSVLFPPFEISVFVDPAGSFTTAAAMVAEVERKLRPTHPDGVKGLKVQVYGATGVVGGIAGVIAAQAGAHVTFVSHRDVEAVAVKARDFKRRFDVDIASASAASEDEKRALVPEAHVVLACGKAGVEILSADALASARNLIAAADVNAVPPAGIAGIDAHADGKVLANGTLGIGALTIGHLKYRVQHELLKRMKVTTEALTFGFEDAFALARSLAA; the protein is encoded by the coding sequence ATGGCGGACATCGCCCCGATTCTCCACATCGTCTCCCCACTGCGTCACGTCTCGCCTTTCGACGTGAACATGGCCGTCGACGCCGGCTACACGACCATCCTGCCCTATTCGGGCGTCACCCTCGACGAGATGGGTGACCTGACGCAGGACATGATGTTCTCGCGCGCGCCTCAGGCGGCGCCGCGCACCGGCCTGTTTATCGGCGGCAAGGATGCGAGCCTCGCCCTCGACATGGCGGCCAAGGCGAAGAGCGTGCTGTTTCCGCCCTTCGAGATTTCCGTGTTCGTCGACCCGGCCGGCTCCTTCACCACCGCCGCCGCCATGGTGGCCGAAGTCGAGCGCAAGCTGCGCCCGACGCATCCCGATGGCGTCAAGGGCCTGAAGGTTCAGGTCTATGGCGCGACCGGCGTGGTCGGCGGCATTGCCGGAGTCATCGCCGCGCAGGCTGGCGCCCACGTCACCTTCGTCAGCCACCGCGATGTCGAGGCGGTGGCGGTGAAGGCGCGCGACTTCAAGCGCCGCTTCGATGTCGACATCGCCAGCGCCAGCGCCGCCAGCGAGGATGAGAAGCGCGCTTTGGTGCCGGAAGCCCATGTCGTGCTCGCCTGCGGCAAGGCGGGCGTCGAAATCCTGTCGGCCGACGCCCTCGCCTCCGCTCGCAATCTCATCGCCGCCGCCGATGTGAACGCCGTGCCGCCTGCTGGTATCGCGGGGATCGACGCCCATGCGGATGGCAAGGTGCTGGCGAACGGCACGCTTGGCATCGGCGCGCTCACCATCGGGCACCTGAAGTACCGCGTGCAGCATGAATTGCTGAAGCGGATGAAGGTCACGACGGAAGCCCTCACCTTCGGTTTCGAGGATGCCTTTGCGCTCGCACGCTCCCTCGCCGCCTGA
- a CDS encoding RimK family alpha-L-glutamate ligase — translation MSAPRSDRVVIFTEDADWHTRTLKAALEREGLGVSVLSLNDCGFAIGETTHGLVLPGFGDKLPAAAFVRLIAKGSTEQITARLGLLHALRELGVLVMNDARAVERCVDKSMTSFLIARAGLPTPRTFVGEDRTAMQALVDEAPGDLVLKPLFGAQGKGIRRVPARTELPEPEKVGGVYYLQDFVAQPARTDFCDWRVFVIGDNVAAAMIRRSPRWITNIHQGGVGEPAPFHEQAFDFAIRATAAVGADYAGVDLIEDAEGRFQVLEVNSMPAWKGLQKATEVDVVAALAAHVARSIAQRADTRIDA, via the coding sequence ATGAGCGCGCCGCGCAGCGACCGCGTCGTCATCTTCACCGAGGATGCCGACTGGCACACCCGCACGCTGAAGGCGGCGCTGGAGCGCGAGGGGCTCGGCGTCAGCGTGCTCTCGCTCAATGATTGCGGTTTCGCCATCGGCGAGACCACCCATGGGCTGGTGCTGCCCGGCTTCGGCGACAAGCTGCCCGCCGCCGCCTTTGTGCGGCTCATCGCCAAGGGCTCGACCGAACAGATCACCGCGCGGCTCGGCCTGCTGCACGCGTTGCGCGAACTCGGCGTTCTCGTCATGAACGATGCGCGGGCGGTCGAACGCTGCGTCGACAAGAGCATGACCAGCTTCCTCATCGCCCGCGCTGGCCTGCCGACACCGCGCACTTTCGTCGGTGAGGATCGCACCGCGATGCAGGCGCTGGTAGACGAGGCGCCGGGCGATCTGGTGCTGAAGCCGCTCTTCGGAGCGCAGGGCAAGGGCATACGGCGCGTGCCGGCACGGACCGAACTGCCGGAGCCCGAGAAGGTCGGCGGCGTCTATTATCTTCAGGACTTCGTCGCGCAGCCGGCGCGGACCGATTTCTGCGACTGGCGGGTCTTCGTCATCGGCGACAACGTCGCCGCCGCCATGATCCGCCGCTCGCCGCGCTGGATCACCAACATCCACCAAGGCGGGGTGGGCGAGCCAGCCCCCTTCCACGAACAGGCGTTCGATTTCGCCATACGCGCCACCGCCGCCGTCGGGGCGGACTATGCCGGGGTGGACCTGATCGAGGATGCGGAGGGCCGTTTCCAGGTGCTGGAGGTAAACTCCATGCCAGCCTGGAAGGGGTTGCAGAAGGCAACCGAGGTCGACGTCGTCGCCGCCCTCGCCGCGCATGTGGCGCGCAGCATCGCGCAGCGTGCCGACACCCGGATCGACGCCTGA
- a CDS encoding triphosphoribosyl-dephospho-CoA synthase has product MPPDAIALAFQHACAAELAALKAGNVHRFSPGHGMEVGHFERAADAAAPFIAAAGERMGARIEGAVAASLAATGLNTNLGIVLLCAPLAVAAERGGPLRDRLHAALAELDASDAQATFRAIAQANPGGLGRHESHDVAAPPRIGLIQAMTLAAGRDRIARQYVSGFTDVFERGLPRLDSLAHAEPEARAEAVHLGFLAAFPDSHIARKFGPEVAEAVRREAAEVALVVDFTAPAAERHPPLLAFDQALKQRGLNPGTTADLTVATLFAAALSP; this is encoded by the coding sequence ATGCCGCCCGACGCCATCGCCCTGGCTTTTCAGCATGCCTGCGCGGCCGAGCTTGCCGCGCTGAAAGCGGGCAATGTTCATCGCTTCAGCCCCGGTCACGGCATGGAAGTGGGTCATTTCGAGCGTGCGGCCGATGCCGCAGCGCCGTTCATCGCCGCTGCCGGCGAACGGATGGGGGCGCGGATCGAGGGGGCGGTGGCGGCCTCGCTGGCGGCCACCGGGCTCAACACCAATCTCGGCATCGTCCTGCTGTGCGCGCCGCTTGCCGTGGCGGCCGAACGGGGCGGCCCGCTGCGCGACCGCCTTCACGCGGCGCTGGCCGAGCTTGATGCGTCCGACGCGCAGGCGACCTTTCGAGCCATCGCGCAGGCCAATCCCGGCGGGCTCGGCCGGCATGAATCGCATGATGTCGCGGCACCCCCGCGCATCGGCCTGATCCAGGCCATGACGCTGGCGGCAGGGCGCGACCGTATCGCCCGGCAATATGTCAGCGGCTTTACCGATGTGTTCGAGCGCGGCCTGCCACGCCTCGACAGTCTGGCCCATGCCGAGCCCGAAGCTCGCGCGGAGGCGGTGCATCTCGGCTTTCTCGCCGCCTTCCCGGACAGCCATATCGCCCGCAAATTCGGCCCGGAGGTCGCGGAGGCGGTGCGCCGGGAAGCGGCGGAGGTCGCCTTGGTGGTGGACTTCACCGCACCGGCGGCCGAGCGGCATCCGCCGCTGCTCGCCTTCGACCAGGCGTTGAAGCAGCGCGGCCTCAACCCGGGCACGACTGCCGATCTGACGGTCGCCACCCTGTTCGCGGCGGCGCTCAGCCCATGA
- a CDS encoding beta-ribofuranosylaminobenzene 5'-phosphate synthase family protein, whose amino-acid sequence MQHEETPVNKTTRQSPTARQEDGLNVVRITAPGRLHLGFIDLAGTLGRRFGSLGITLDRPSTIVRMRKSDALTASGPDAGRALAAAERAAQRFQIDKAVEITVESALPPHSGLGSGTQLGIAVATGLCLLNDLTLSPREIGAALGRGARSAIGIGAFTEGGVILDGGKKRGSDAPPPILSRLPFPDHWRILLVYDNAHQGLSGAAEVSAMDNLPPFADTLASHMARLAVMVALPALAEADVDYFAAAIGEMQRLLGDHYADAQGGRYTSTAVAEVMDWLETRGLRGLGQSSWGPTGFAILGSPEEADQVISEARALFGDRPALAFDCVRGSNAGARIEWLACVEQC is encoded by the coding sequence ATGCAGCACGAGGAAACGCCGGTGAACAAAACAACACGCCAATCGCCGACGGCGCGCCAGGAGGACGGTCTGAACGTGGTGCGCATCACCGCGCCCGGACGTCTGCACCTTGGCTTCATCGACCTCGCCGGCACCCTCGGCCGCCGCTTCGGCAGCCTCGGCATCACCCTCGACCGCCCCTCGACCATCGTGCGGATGCGCAAAAGCGACGCGCTGACCGCTTCCGGCCCCGATGCGGGACGCGCTTTGGCGGCAGCGGAGAGGGCGGCGCAGCGTTTTCAGATCGACAAAGCCGTTGAAATCACGGTGGAATCGGCGTTGCCGCCGCATTCAGGCCTCGGCTCGGGCACCCAGCTTGGCATCGCCGTGGCGACCGGTCTGTGCCTGCTGAACGACCTGACGCTCTCCCCCCGCGAGATCGGCGCGGCTTTGGGTCGCGGGGCCCGCTCGGCCATCGGCATCGGCGCCTTCACCGAGGGCGGGGTGATCCTGGACGGCGGCAAGAAGCGCGGCTCCGACGCGCCGCCGCCCATCCTCTCGCGCCTGCCCTTCCCCGATCACTGGCGCATTCTGCTGGTATATGACAACGCCCATCAGGGGCTTAGCGGCGCCGCCGAAGTCTCGGCGATGGACAATCTCCCGCCCTTCGCCGACACGCTGGCGAGCCATATGGCGCGCCTTGCCGTGATGGTGGCGCTGCCGGCGCTGGCGGAAGCGGATGTGGATTACTTCGCCGCCGCGATCGGCGAAATGCAACGACTCCTCGGCGACCACTATGCGGACGCCCAAGGTGGCCGCTATACAAGCACGGCCGTCGCCGAGGTGATGGACTGGCTGGAGACGCGCGGCTTGCGCGGGCTCGGCCAGAGTTCCTGGGGCCCCACCGGTTTTGCCATTCTCGGCAGCCCGGAAGAGGCGGACCAGGTGATCAGCGAGGCCCGCGCGCTTTTCGGCGACCGGCCCGCTCTGGCTTTCGACTGTGTACGCGGCAGCAACGCCGGCGCACGGATCGAATGGCTTGCCTGCGTCGAGCAGTGCTAG
- a CDS encoding 4a-hydroxytetrahydrobiopterin dehydratase, with translation MAVDPKKTFTSKEVEDRLAIDLPHWKLQDGWIRRTYRTSSWKGTLMVINAVGHLAEAAWHHPDITASYAWVEVRLMSHDAKGITERDFQLAKKIEEVVSWQPALEPGSALEGTPRGDQRFSYIKYD, from the coding sequence ATGGCCGTTGATCCCAAAAAGACCTTTACCTCCAAAGAGGTAGAGGATCGCCTCGCGATCGATCTGCCGCACTGGAAGCTCCAGGACGGGTGGATCCGGCGTACCTATCGCACCTCCAGCTGGAAGGGGACGCTGATGGTCATCAACGCTGTCGGCCATCTGGCGGAGGCGGCTTGGCACCATCCGGATATCACGGCGTCCTATGCCTGGGTGGAGGTACGGCTGATGTCGCACGATGCCAAGGGCATCACCGAGCGCGATTTCCAGCTCGCCAAGAAGATCGAGGAGGTGGTCTCCTGGCAGCCCGCCCTCGAGCCCGGCAGCGCGCTGGAAGGCACGCCGCGCGGCGACCAGCGCTTCTCCTACATCAAATACGATTGA
- a CDS encoding formylmethanofuran dehydrogenase subunit A, which yields MRLRLKGGRVLDPANGENGVASGAVRDIEIEDGRIIAATDQKADAEYDLAGDVVMAGGIDLHSHIAGGKMNLARLLMQEDRKAFPEMPGNFCGCGGGRAAPTAHATGCRYAELGYTTVFEPAMVGANARGAHLEMADIPNLDTGAYLVLGNDDFFLRLLAAGAHQETVNAYVGWMIEATQAFAIKIVNPGGINAFKFNARKMELDEANPHYGVTPRKVLTTLIRAVTELGLPHPIHLHGCNLGVPGNDETTLATIRAAEGRRLHLTHLQFHSYGTEGDKRFSSSAARIAELVNANPNISVDVGQVMFGQTVTASADYMSQYRNRAIASPNKSIGMDIELDAACGVVPFEYKDKSFVNALQWAIGLELFLLVEDPWRIFLTTDHPNGGPFTTYPHLIRLLMDCDFRNAQLATLNKAAQKHTMLAEITREYSLEEIAILTRAAPARILGLTDKGHLGPGAVADIAVHREDSDREAMFSTTRMVFKNGRLIVKDGVVVELAQGTTHVARPTFDRAIETDMKRWFDESVGLKAQHFRISDGELRGGAGPTILTCERGEG from the coding sequence ATGAGACTGAGGCTGAAGGGCGGGCGTGTGCTCGACCCGGCCAATGGCGAGAACGGCGTCGCCAGCGGAGCCGTGCGCGATATCGAGATCGAGGACGGCCGCATCATTGCCGCCACCGATCAGAAGGCGGATGCCGAATACGACCTCGCCGGCGACGTGGTGATGGCGGGCGGCATCGACCTGCACAGCCACATTGCCGGCGGCAAGATGAACCTTGCCCGCCTGCTGATGCAGGAAGACCGCAAGGCCTTCCCCGAAATGCCCGGCAATTTCTGCGGCTGCGGCGGCGGACGGGCGGCCCCCACCGCCCATGCCACCGGCTGCCGCTACGCGGAGCTGGGCTACACCACGGTGTTCGAGCCGGCCATGGTCGGCGCCAATGCGCGCGGCGCGCATCTGGAAATGGCTGATATCCCCAATCTCGACACCGGCGCCTATCTGGTGCTCGGCAATGACGATTTCTTCCTGCGCCTGCTCGCCGCCGGCGCGCATCAGGAAACCGTCAACGCCTATGTCGGCTGGATGATCGAGGCGACGCAGGCCTTCGCCATCAAGATCGTCAATCCCGGCGGCATCAACGCCTTCAAGTTCAACGCCCGCAAGATGGAGCTGGACGAGGCGAACCCGCATTATGGCGTCACGCCGCGCAAGGTGCTGACGACGCTGATCCGCGCCGTCACCGAGCTCGGCCTGCCGCACCCGATCCATCTGCATGGCTGCAATCTCGGCGTGCCCGGCAATGACGAGACGACGCTCGCCACCATCCGCGCGGCGGAGGGGCGGCGGCTGCACCTGACCCATCTCCAGTTCCATTCCTATGGCACGGAGGGCGACAAGCGCTTTTCCTCCTCGGCGGCGCGCATCGCCGAGCTGGTCAACGCCAACCCGAACATCTCGGTCGATGTCGGGCAGGTGATGTTCGGCCAGACGGTGACGGCCTCGGCCGACTACATGTCGCAATACCGCAACCGCGCGATTGCCTCACCGAACAAGTCCATCGGCATGGACATCGAGCTGGACGCCGCCTGCGGCGTGGTGCCGTTCGAGTACAAGGACAAGTCCTTCGTCAACGCGCTGCAATGGGCGATCGGGCTGGAGCTGTTCCTTCTGGTGGAAGACCCCTGGCGGATCTTCCTCACCACCGATCACCCCAATGGCGGGCCGTTCACCACCTACCCGCATCTGATCCGCCTGCTGATGGACTGCGATTTCCGCAACGCCCAGCTGGCGACGCTGAACAAGGCGGCGCAGAAGCACACGATGCTGGCCGAGATCACGCGGGAATATTCGCTGGAGGAGATCGCCATCCTCACCCGCGCCGCCCCCGCGCGCATTCTCGGCCTCACCGACAAGGGCCATCTCGGCCCCGGCGCGGTGGCCGACATCGCCGTCCATCGCGAGGACAGCGACCGCGAGGCGATGTTCTCGACCACCCGCATGGTGTTCAAGAATGGCCGGCTGATCGTGAAGGACGGCGTGGTGGTGGAACTCGCGCAAGGCACCACCCATGTCGCCCGCCCCACCTTCGACCGCGCCATCGAGACCG
- a CDS encoding formylmethanofuran dehydrogenase: MAQVQTFENVACGFCGLGCDDLTLEVEGRAVRAKAPVCPEAARLFRRLDTAEPVARVAGEVTSQADVYKEAHRILAGATAPVIAGFGTDMAGAGALVDLAIRFGGVLDHHASPGLFRNYAAAQRTGWLSTTLAEVRNHCDLLVVVGDDPTANWSRLFEKFYPATPLFATGERRVVFLGGTPSEKARRQLAGITISELSGDAVEVLEALALLVSGRTPPVAASGGLPLAELASLAEALRASKYAVVTWNAAALDDGDLVAERATALVDALNVTTRAGVFPLGGVDNIMGVNQLLLWRLGYPLRTLVRGQGSTHDGTLYSTEAALRDADVLLWVSAFRPEPPPDFSGKVIALAHPDTIFQTEPDVVIPVGTPGIDHAGTVFRMDSIVSLPLGALRVATLPSVAEAVRRLAEG, encoded by the coding sequence ATGGCGCAGGTGCAGACGTTCGAGAATGTGGCCTGCGGCTTTTGCGGGCTCGGCTGCGATGATCTGACCCTCGAAGTGGAGGGCCGCGCCGTCCGCGCCAAGGCCCCGGTCTGCCCCGAAGCGGCCCGGCTGTTCCGGCGTCTGGATACCGCTGAACCGGTGGCGCGTGTGGCCGGTGAGGTGACCAGTCAGGCCGATGTGTACAAAGAGGCGCACCGCATTCTCGCCGGCGCCACCGCCCCGGTGATCGCCGGCTTCGGCACCGACATGGCGGGCGCCGGCGCGCTGGTCGATCTCGCCATCCGCTTCGGCGGGGTGCTCGACCATCACGCCTCGCCGGGCCTGTTCCGCAACTACGCCGCCGCCCAGCGCACCGGCTGGCTCTCCACCACGCTCGCCGAGGTCCGCAACCATTGCGACCTGCTGGTCGTGGTGGGCGACGACCCGACCGCGAACTGGAGCCGGCTGTTCGAGAAGTTCTACCCGGCCACCCCGCTCTTCGCGACCGGCGAGCGGCGGGTGGTGTTCCTCGGTGGTACTCCGTCGGAGAAGGCCCGCCGGCAGCTCGCCGGCATCACGATTTCCGAACTGTCCGGCGACGCGGTCGAGGTGCTGGAGGCGCTCGCCCTTCTGGTCTCCGGGCGCACCCCGCCGGTGGCCGCCAGCGGGGGCCTGCCGCTCGCCGAGCTGGCGAGCCTCGCCGAGGCGCTGCGCGCGTCGAAATACGCCGTGGTGACGTGGAACGCGGCGGCGCTCGATGATGGCGACCTTGTTGCCGAGCGCGCCACCGCGCTGGTCGACGCGCTGAATGTGACCACCCGCGCCGGCGTGTTCCCGCTGGGCGGCGTCGACAACATCATGGGCGTGAACCAGCTCCTGCTGTGGCGGCTCGGCTACCCGCTGCGCACGCTGGTGCGCGGGCAGGGCAGCACCCATGACGGCACGCTCTATTCGACCGAGGCCGCCCTTCGGGATGCCGACGTGCTGCTCTGGGTCTCCGCCTTCCGGCCGGAGCCGCCGCCCGATTTTTCCGGCAAGGTGATCGCCCTTGCCCATCCCGATACGATTTTTCAGACAGAACCTGATGTTGTCATCCCTGTGGGCACCCCCGGCATCGACCATGCCGGCACCGTGTTCCGCATGGATTCCATCGTAAGCCTGCCGCTCGGCGCCTTGCGCGTCGCGACGCTCCCCAGCGTTGCCGAGGCTGTGCGTCGCCTAGCGGAGGGGTAG
- a CDS encoding HisA/HisF-related TIM barrel protein → MELIPVLDLMGGVVVHARRGMRAQYRPIATPLCASAEPAEVAASLLALAPFRTLYIADLDAIAGKQGHDATMRGLMESHPDVDMWVDAGEAAPPAVARRAAQGPGRPVVGSEAMVDFATGSAALAVGGAIFSLDYGPEGPRGPALLHEDAALWPEAVIVMTLARVGAGEGPDLERLGDIIRRAGNRRVYAAGGVRDLDDLARLADAGAAGVLLASALHDGRLSPDAIARFMG, encoded by the coding sequence TTGGAACTTATACCTGTCCTCGACCTGATGGGAGGTGTGGTCGTGCATGCCCGGCGCGGCATGCGCGCCCAGTACCGGCCGATCGCCACCCCGCTTTGCGCGAGCGCCGAACCAGCGGAGGTCGCCGCGTCGCTCCTCGCTCTTGCGCCGTTCCGCACGCTCTACATCGCCGATCTCGACGCCATTGCCGGTAAGCAGGGGCATGACGCGACGATGCGCGGGCTGATGGAGAGCCATCCGGATGTGGACATGTGGGTCGACGCGGGCGAGGCCGCGCCTCCGGCGGTCGCGCGCCGCGCCGCGCAGGGGCCCGGTCGGCCGGTGGTTGGCAGCGAGGCGATGGTCGATTTCGCCACCGGGAGCGCGGCGCTGGCGGTCGGCGGGGCGATCTTCTCGCTCGATTACGGCCCGGAAGGACCGCGCGGGCCGGCGCTGCTCCATGAAGACGCGGCGCTGTGGCCGGAGGCGGTGATCGTCATGACGCTCGCGCGCGTCGGCGCCGGCGAGGGGCCGGATCTGGAGCGGCTGGGTGACATCATCCGCCGCGCCGGCAACCGGCGCGTCTATGCGGCCGGCGGGGTACGTGATCTCGATGATCTCGCGCGCCTGGCCGACGCCGGCGCGGCAGGCGTGCTGCTGGCGAGCGCGCTTCATGACGGGCGACTTTCACCCGATGCCATTGCCCGCTTCATGGGCTGA